In Rutidosis leptorrhynchoides isolate AG116_Rl617_1_P2 chromosome 2, CSIRO_AGI_Rlap_v1, whole genome shotgun sequence, one genomic interval encodes:
- the LOC139889154 gene encoding uncharacterized protein has translation MSGETVKEMTRQFAKLEKFEGVNFRRWQQKMRFLLTTLKVVHVLSTPMPELPEDATLDQIRRRNKWDNDDFICRGHILNGMSDALFDVYQSVETAKELWDSLESKYMAEDASSKKFLVSNFNNYKMVDSRPVMEQFHEILRILGHVFNYRQIATIMADFQTHVET, from the exons ATGTCTGGGGAAACAGTGAAAGAGATGACAAGGCAGTTTGCAAAACTGGAGAAATTTGAAGGGGTTAACTTTCGTAGATGGCAACAAAAGATGCGATTTCTGTTAACAACGTTGAAGGTTGTTCATGTTCTATCCACCCCCATGCCAGAACTTCCTGAGGATGCAACTCTGGATCAAATCAGGAGACGAAACAAATGGGATAATGATGATTTCATATGTCGTGGCCACATTCTAAATGGTATGTCTGATGCTCTTTTTGATGTTTACCAATCTGTAGAAACTGCTAAGGAACTTTGGGATTCTCTCGAATCCAAATACATGGCTGAAGATGCTTCTAGTAAGAAGTTTCTTGTGAGTAATTTCAATAATTACAAAATGGTGGATTCAAGGCCTGTTATGGAACAGTTCCACGAAATTCTTCGAATTTTGGGACA TGTCTTCAATTATAGACAAATTGCCACCATCATGGCAGACTTTCAAACACATGTTGAAACATAA
- the LOC139892308 gene encoding cytochrome P450 CYP82D47-like, giving the protein MELHISILAFTFFVIIVAFLVNLIHKKRPISGKFKKPPQIKGAWPIIGHLHLLGGSELPHRVLGHMADKSGPIFTIKLGVHQVLVVSNGEMAKDCFTTNDKAFASRPKTEASKLMGYNYALFSIAPYGDYWRKVRKITTLEVLSQKRVENLEHLRVSELRSSIKDIYEAWVDNKKIENSDMVKVEMSQWFGNLVLNIVVIIITGKRFSPNDEQGVRFQTVVKKYFHLFGAFVVSDFVPFLKFLDVGGYIKSMKETAEDLDNICDEWLNEHKMEKKYEQQLAQGNLVFIDVLLKIIQGASEDEFDGFDGDTVIKSTCQQLLVAGIDTTSVTLTWALSLLLNNPKALEIAQREIDEHVGKERLLEESDLKNLIYLNAIIKETMRLYPAGPLAVPHESTEDCIVGGYNIPKGTRLLVNIWKIHRDQNIWSDPNEFRPERFLTTHKDVDVKGNHFELIPFGSGRRMCPAAMFSLQVLGLTLGRLIQQFVLKRPSNELVDMTESSGMTNNKATPLVVLLAPRLSSNMYDD; this is encoded by the exons ATGGAGTTGCATATCTCAATTTTAGCATTTACATTCTTTGTTATTATAGTAGCTTTCCTGGTGAATCTAATACACAAAAAGAGACCAATAAGTGGCAAGTTTAAAAAACCACCTCAAATAAAGGGTGCATGGCCTATTATAGGACACCTGCATCTTTTAGGAGGGTCAGAGCTACCTCACAGAGTTTTGGGTCACATGGCTGATAAAAGTGGTCCAATCTTCACCATCAAACTTGGTGTTCACCAAGTTTTGGTGGTGAGTAATGGGGAGATGGCAAAAGATTGCTTTACGACAAACGATAAGGCCTTTGCTAGTCGACCTAAAACCGAAGCTTCAAAACTAATGGGCTACAACTATGCCCTTTTTAGTATTGCTCCATACGGGGATTATTGGCGAAAAGTTCGCAAGATAACTACGCTcgaagtactttctcaaaaacgTGTTGAAAACCTTGAACATCTTCGAGTTTCGGAACTTAGATCATCCATAAAAGATATATATGAAGCTTGGGTAGACAATAAAAAGATAGAAAATTCCGATATGGTGAAGGTTGAGATGAGTCAATGGTTCGGGAACTTGGTACTAAATATTGTGGTTATAATAATTACTGGAAAAAGGTTTTCTCCTAACGATGAACAAGGTGTTCGATTTCAGACGGTTGTAAAAAAATACTTCCATTTATTTGGGGCGTTTGTAGTGTCGGATTTTGTACCCTTTTTAAAGTTTTTAGATGTGGGTGGATATATCAAGTCCATGAAGGAGACAGCGGAAGATTTAGACAACATATGTGATGAATGGTTAAATGAGCACAAAATGGAGAAAAAGTATGAGCAACAATTAGCACAAGGTAACCTAGTGTTCATAGATGTGCTTCTCAAGATTATTCAAGGTGCTTCAGAAGATGAATTCGATGGTTTCGATGGTGATACAGTCATCAAATCCACCTGTCAA CAACTGCTGGTAGCGGGTATAGACACAACATCAGTTACTCTAACATGGGCTTTATCACTACTACTAAACAACCCGAAAGCATTAGAAATCGCACAACGAGAAATTGATGAACATGTCGGAAAGGAAAGATTGTTGGAGGAATCGGACCTAAAGAACTTAATCTATCTCAACGCCATCATTAAAGAAACAATGCGTTTATACCCAGCTGGACCTCTTGCGGTTCCTCATGAATCCACAGAGGACTGTATCGTAGGTGGTTACAATATCCCGAAAGGCACCCGTTTGTTGGTAAATATTTGGAAGATACATCGCGATCAAAACATTTGGTCGGACCCAAACGAATTTAGGCCAGAGAGATTCTTAACGACGCACAAGGATGTTGATGTCAAGGGGAATCATTTTGAGTTGATTCCTTTTGGTAGTGGTAGAAGAATGTGCCCTGCTGCTATGTTTTCGCTTCAAGTTTTGGGTTTAACGTTAGGTCGTTTGATACAACAGTTTGTGCTCAAAAGACCATCAAACGAACTTGTTGATATGACCGAGTCCTCAGGAATGACTAACAATAAAGCGACACCACTTGTGGTCCTTTTGGCCCCTCGTTTATCCTCAAATATGTATGATGATTGA
- the LOC139892309 gene encoding cytochrome P450 CYP82D47-like has translation MNFHLQLPTNAVATVILFVTVLYFLYKIYNKKSSGNRNNNAPPEAKGAWPIIGHLHLLGETQLPHKVLGAMADTCGPIFTIKLGFRQALIVSDSEMAKVCFTTNDKDFADRPTTVVSKLLGYNSGMFSFAPYGEYWRQVRKIITLELLSQRRVEMLGHIRVSELKVSMKEIYEAWVKNKKLENSNTVKVEMKQWFGNLLLNIVLRSISGTRFAPDDEEGLRFQAVARKYFELLAVFVVSDFIPFLKGFDVGGYEKAMKRTAKEIDEFLEGFLTEHRKVKESGQQKDERDQVFMDVLISILESVPQEDFNFDCGTIIKSSCLALLTAGLDTSTVTLTWALSLLLNNPKALKIAQDEIHEHVGRERLVEESDIKNLVYLQAIIKETMRLYPAAPLSVPHQSRQDCVVAGYNVPKGTRLFVNLWKVHRDPNVWSDPNEFQPERFLTSKSDIDVKGNHFELMPFGSGRRMCPGVYFSLKSMHLILASLIQQFVFERPSNELIDMSESFGLTNMKATPLEVLVTPRLSTEMYHVGA, from the exons ATGAACTTCCATCTTCAACTTCCAACAAATGCAGTTGCAACAGTCATCCTTTTTGTTACCGTACTATATTTCTTATACAAAATCTACAACAAAAAGAGTTCAGGTAATCGAAACAACAACGCACCGCCTGAAGCAAAGGGTGCATGGCCTATAATCGGGCACCTACATCTTCTTGGTGAAACTCAATTACCTCACAAGGTTTTAGGTGCCATGGCTGATACATGTGGGCCCATCTTCACCATCAAGCTTGGTTTTCGCCAAGCTTTGATAGTGAGTGACTCGGAGATGGCTAAAGTATGTTTTACAACGAATGACAAAGACTTTGCAGATCGACCCACAACGGTTGTATCTAAACTCTTAGGCTATAACTCTGGCATGTTCAGTTTCGCTCCATATGGAGAGTACTGGCGACAGGTTCGCAAGATTATCACACTCGAGCTTCTTTCTCAACGACGAGTTGAGATGCTTGGACATATTCGAGTTTCGGAACTTAAAGTCTCCATGAAAGAGATATATGAAGCTTGGGTAAAGAACAAGAAACTTGAAAATTCGAATACTGTGAAAGTGGAGATGAAACAATGGTTTGGGAACTTGTTATTAAACATTGTGTTGAGGAGTATATCGGGGACGAGATTTGCGCCTGATGATGAAGAAGGTTTACGATTTCAAGCAGTGGCGAGGAAATATTTCGAATTATTGGCTGTATTTGTTGTATCTGATTTCATACCGTTTCTCAAGGGTTTCGATGTTGGAGGATATGAGAAAGCTATGAAGCGTACTGCGAAAGAGATTGATGAATTCCTCGAAGGATTTTTAACGGAGCACCGAAAAGTCAAAGAATCCGGTCAACAAAAAGACGAACGCGACCAAGTCTTCATGGATGTGCTGATTTCCATCCTTGAAAGTGTCCCTCAAGAGGATTTTAATTTTGATTGTGGCACAATCATCAAATCTTCATGCCTG GCGCTTTTAACAGCAGGATTGGACACTTCAACAGTGACGCTAACATGGGCTTTATCGTTGCTGTTAAACAACCCGAAAGCATTAAAAATTGCACAAGATGAAATTCATGAGCATGTTGGAAGAGAGAGACTAGTCGAAGAATCTGACATCAAGAACTTAGTCTATCTTCAAGCGATCATTAAAGAAACAATGCGTTTATACCCAGCTGCCCCTTTATCAGTTCCTCACCAGTCAAGGCAGGACTGTGTTGTGGCTGGTTACAACGTCCCAAAGGGAACTCGATTGTTTGTAAATTTGTGGAAAGTACATCGTGATCCAAACGTTTGGTCGGATCCTAATGAATTTCAACCCGAGAGATTTTTGACAAGTAAATCTGATATTGATGTCAAGGGGAATCATTTTGAACTTATGCCGTTTGGTAGCGGTAGAAGAATGTGCCCTGGTGTTTATTTTTCCCTCAAATCGATGCATTTAATATTGGCTAGTTTGATTCAACAGTTTGTGTTCGAAAGACCATCGAATGAGCTTATTGATATGAGCGAGAGCTTCGGGTTAACTAACATGAAAGCGACGCCACTTGAGGTCCTTGTTACCCCTCGTTTGTCTACTGAGATGTATCATGTTGGTGCTTGA